In Nitrospirota bacterium, a single window of DNA contains:
- a CDS encoding D-glycerate dehydrogenase has protein sequence MVDIRPTLYVSRLLPDPVMAIVRERFHLLQEPLDALPAPSALRDGLCQADAAIVTLGDRIDAETIQAATRLKILANYAVGYNNIDLAAAQQRGLIVTNTPDVLTDATADLTWALILATARRIVEGDVLVRSGQWTGWSPTQLLGAEVSGKTLGIIGMGRIGQAVAQRAVGFRMAVRYHARQPMTASSLSHEWEHRSLRNLLEEADIVTIHVPLTTATRHLIGARELAWMKPTAFLLNTARGPIVDEGALVEALKRGTIAGAGLDVYEQEPAIHPALSQLKQVVLLPHLGSATLHARVQMGLVCLKNIDAVLKGLPAPNRVQS, from the coding sequence GTGGTCGATATACGTCCAACCCTTTACGTCTCTCGACTTCTTCCCGACCCTGTCATGGCCATCGTGCGGGAACGGTTCCATTTGCTGCAAGAACCGCTCGATGCGTTGCCCGCTCCATCGGCTCTCCGTGACGGCCTCTGTCAGGCCGACGCCGCGATTGTGACCCTGGGTGATCGCATCGACGCCGAGACCATTCAAGCTGCCACCAGGCTGAAAATTCTGGCGAACTATGCCGTCGGGTATAACAACATCGATCTGGCTGCTGCACAACAGCGCGGTCTGATCGTGACTAATACGCCGGACGTCTTGACGGACGCCACAGCAGATCTGACCTGGGCTCTGATTCTGGCGACGGCACGCCGCATCGTCGAAGGCGATGTCCTTGTGCGATCAGGCCAATGGACGGGATGGAGCCCCACGCAACTCTTGGGGGCGGAAGTGTCTGGAAAAACCCTGGGCATTATCGGTATGGGACGGATCGGCCAAGCGGTCGCCCAGCGTGCGGTTGGATTTCGTATGGCGGTGCGCTATCACGCACGCCAACCGATGACCGCCTCGTCTCTCTCTCATGAATGGGAGCACCGCTCGCTGAGAAATCTCCTTGAAGAAGCCGATATCGTGACCATCCATGTTCCGCTCACAACAGCCACCCGCCATCTGATCGGAGCCCGTGAGTTGGCCTGGATGAAACCCACCGCCTTCCTGCTTAATACTGCTCGTGGCCCGATCGTCGATGAGGGTGCATTGGTTGAAGCTCTCAAGAGAGGAACCATCGCCGGCGCGGGACTCGACGTGTATGAACAAGAACCGGCAATCCACCCGGCGCTGAGTCAGCTGAAGCAAGTGGTGCTCCTTCCACATCTGGGCTCTGCCACATTACATGCGAGGGTTCAGATGGGATTGGTCTGCTTGAAAAATATTGATGCTGTACTCAAAGGCCTTCCGGCCCCGAACCGTGTTCAGTCGTAG
- a CDS encoding FAD-binding and (Fe-S)-binding domain-containing protein — protein sequence MSAPTLILPERSHAIASDLRAAIGIDKVKDDYSTLTAYAVDASIYRMTPKAVVLVESEEDIAATVAYAVSRGIPLTPRAAGTNLTGSAIGAGIILDVSRLNRVLELNREERWARVQPGIVLAELNKKLARDGLLFGPDPSSGDMCKLGGMLANNSSGPHTLRYGAVKDNVEALRVCLQSGEWLDAKSYGLDDPRCSQLLETHRPLHDLKLLLQDNAALIAQKRPTVSKNSCGYNLFGLADGLAQGRFDLPKLFVGSEGTLGLFSEATIKLVEKPRSTLTALIHFHRLEDVGDAVPKLLELHPSALEVMDANTLNLIGRAKHGIPADAAATLLVELDADEAGIDLREQAERMTGICRSYRLASDPVIAFNPEQRDQLWKARKALYPTLYRFDPKKKPINFVDDVVVPAERISELIRYLEEFFVGQHVPVAIFGHIGNGNAHIIPLLDVNDQGDFDKMVQGYHEIHQTVLSRFGGSICGEHGDGRVRAEYVKTMFGPELYDLFVKVKQSFDPAGMLNPGIKISDRPFTDHIDYVRLSKSCATCAKCNAVCPVYDVFQSEDMSSRGWFEIVTDKNYSYLNSKRVVEACLNCKSCRTACPAGVDVSQLILDRRAENPNKMAGLIFRFHARTAIFERFLKFLAVCQPIWDRPLMRWLLDLVTKPFMHFLAETARLSPKLVIPRLAKRQLRDRYPELIPRAGQPARSPVAYFHGCAANYFDDGVGDAVIAVLRKHGVEPDLPPQRCSGTPIETYGHRALAKEGARVNLASMAGYETVVTGCASCTLMLKDYPTLFAGEPEEASAQALAKRITHISQFVSQSPVKPAMASQQPKTCKVAYHSSCHLRAAGVTKEPRAILAGLPGVDYVEMPDADRCAGGAGTYLVKDFETSQRIVERKRKAVEQSGAEVVATSCPACMIQLRTGLQGTAEVKHMAQLIQEAYEAADQQKDRGPA from the coding sequence ATGAGCGCACCAACTCTCATTCTGCCTGAACGTTCCCACGCCATTGCTTCCGATCTCCGAGCTGCGATCGGCATCGATAAGGTCAAAGACGACTATTCGACGCTTACGGCTTATGCTGTGGATGCGAGCATCTATCGGATGACGCCGAAGGCCGTCGTGCTTGTTGAGTCCGAGGAGGATATTGCGGCGACGGTCGCCTATGCTGTGTCGCGCGGTATCCCATTGACACCCCGGGCGGCTGGAACTAATTTGACCGGTTCGGCGATCGGGGCCGGGATCATTTTGGATGTGTCGCGCCTCAATCGGGTGCTGGAGCTGAATCGGGAAGAGCGCTGGGCTCGGGTCCAGCCGGGAATCGTACTGGCTGAACTCAATAAGAAGCTGGCGCGTGACGGTCTGCTCTTCGGTCCCGATCCCTCCAGCGGCGACATGTGCAAGCTTGGCGGGATGTTGGCGAACAATTCATCCGGTCCTCACACGCTGCGCTACGGTGCCGTCAAAGATAATGTCGAAGCGCTCCGTGTCTGCCTGCAATCAGGCGAGTGGTTGGACGCGAAGTCGTATGGACTCGACGATCCACGATGCAGCCAGCTACTAGAGACGCATAGGCCGCTGCACGATTTAAAGCTGCTGCTTCAAGATAATGCTGCCCTGATCGCGCAAAAACGTCCGACTGTCAGCAAAAACAGTTGCGGCTATAACCTCTTTGGGCTTGCCGATGGGCTAGCGCAAGGCCGCTTCGATCTTCCCAAGCTATTCGTCGGCAGCGAGGGGACGCTCGGTCTCTTCAGTGAAGCCACCATTAAGCTGGTGGAGAAGCCTCGATCCACCCTGACGGCGCTCATCCACTTTCACCGTTTAGAAGATGTGGGTGATGCGGTGCCGAAGTTGCTGGAGTTGCATCCGAGCGCGTTGGAAGTGATGGATGCCAACACGCTCAATCTGATTGGGCGGGCGAAGCATGGCATCCCGGCCGATGCGGCTGCCACGCTCCTGGTGGAGTTGGATGCTGACGAGGCGGGGATCGATCTTCGCGAACAGGCCGAGCGCATGACCGGAATCTGCCGCAGCTATCGTCTCGCGTCCGACCCTGTGATTGCGTTCAATCCCGAGCAGCGGGATCAGTTGTGGAAGGCGCGGAAAGCCCTCTATCCGACGCTCTATCGATTCGATCCCAAGAAGAAGCCCATCAACTTTGTCGACGATGTCGTGGTCCCTGCTGAACGGATCAGCGAACTCATCCGGTATCTGGAGGAGTTCTTCGTCGGGCAGCATGTGCCGGTCGCGATTTTCGGCCATATCGGGAATGGGAACGCCCACATTATTCCGTTACTCGATGTGAACGATCAGGGCGATTTCGACAAGATGGTGCAGGGCTATCACGAGATTCACCAGACTGTCTTGAGCCGCTTCGGCGGGTCGATCTGTGGGGAGCATGGGGATGGCCGTGTGCGAGCCGAATATGTGAAGACCATGTTCGGTCCTGAGTTGTATGACCTGTTCGTGAAGGTGAAGCAGAGCTTCGATCCTGCCGGGATGCTCAATCCCGGGATTAAGATCAGCGATCGGCCCTTCACGGACCATATCGACTATGTGCGATTGTCGAAATCCTGTGCGACCTGCGCCAAATGTAATGCCGTCTGTCCGGTCTACGATGTCTTTCAATCGGAAGACATGAGTTCGCGGGGCTGGTTCGAGATCGTCACCGACAAGAACTACAGTTATCTCAACTCGAAGCGAGTCGTGGAGGCCTGCCTCAACTGCAAGTCTTGTCGGACGGCCTGTCCGGCTGGAGTCGATGTCTCCCAACTCATCCTGGACCGTCGCGCCGAAAACCCGAACAAGATGGCGGGTCTTATCTTTCGTTTCCATGCACGAACAGCCATATTTGAACGATTTTTGAAGTTCCTCGCAGTCTGTCAGCCGATCTGGGATCGACCTCTAATGCGGTGGCTGCTCGATCTGGTGACGAAGCCCTTCATGCATTTTCTGGCCGAAACCGCACGACTTTCTCCGAAGCTGGTGATCCCTCGATTGGCCAAGCGGCAACTTCGTGACCGTTATCCGGAATTGATCCCCAGGGCCGGGCAACCGGCCCGTTCTCCGGTGGCCTATTTCCACGGCTGCGCGGCCAACTATTTCGACGATGGGGTGGGAGATGCCGTGATTGCGGTGTTACGAAAGCATGGGGTTGAACCGGATCTGCCGCCGCAACGCTGTTCGGGGACGCCGATCGAAACCTACGGGCACCGCGCATTAGCCAAAGAAGGGGCGCGGGTCAATCTTGCGTCTATGGCAGGATACGAGACAGTCGTGACCGGGTGCGCGTCCTGTACCCTCATGTTGAAGGACTACCCAACCCTGTTCGCCGGTGAGCCGGAAGAAGCCTCAGCCCAGGCCTTGGCCAAGCGGATCACCCATATCTCGCAGTTTGTGTCACAATCGCCCGTCAAACCGGCCATGGCCAGTCAGCAGCCCAAGACCTGCAAGGTGGCCTACCATTCCTCCTGTCATCTGCGAGCAGCGGGAGTGACCAAGGAGCCTCGTGCGATTCTGGCGGGCTTGCCTGGTGTCGATTATGTGGAGATGCCGGACGCCGATCGTTGCGCGGGTGGAGCCGGAACCTATCTCGTGAAGGATTTTGAAACGTCCCAGCGCATTGTCGAACGTAAGCGGAAGGCGGTCGAACAGAGCGGCGCCGAGGTCGTGGCGACGAGTTGCCCGGCCTGTATGATTCAATTGCGCACGGGATTACAGGGAACGGCGGAAGTGAAACACATGGCTCAGCTTATTCAGGAGGCCTACGAAGCCGCAGACCAGCAGAAAGACAGAGGCCCGGCATGA
- a CDS encoding MoaD/ThiS family protein, which produces MVTVLVFGLTLRDAVGDTEFELEISEPTTVRKFIESNLDRIGPLLQFLLNREMMIAVNKKVSGEDTIVKDGDIVKFSHQSRTSYDGTRDIPI; this is translated from the coding sequence ATGGTTACAGTGCTGGTGTTTGGATTGACGCTTCGCGATGCAGTTGGAGACACGGAGTTCGAGCTGGAGATTTCTGAGCCGACTACGGTGAGGAAGTTTATTGAATCGAACCTAGATCGGATAGGCCCCTTGCTGCAGTTTTTGTTGAACCGGGAAATGATGATAGCGGTGAACAAGAAAGTCAGCGGCGAGGATACGATCGTCAAGGACGGCGATATCGTAAAGTTCTCCCACCAATCGCGGACGTCGTACGACGGGACAAGAGACATTCCAATCTAA
- the hrpB gene encoding ATP-dependent helicase HrpB, with protein MSRLPIEDVLPDLRLALTNGRNALLTAAPGAGKTTRVPLALLDAPWLDGKKLLMLEPRRLAARAAAHRMATTLGEPVGGTVGYRMRLDTKVGPTTKIEVVTEGILARLLQDDPALSSYAIVLFDEFHERSLQADTGLALCLESQRLFRPDLRLLVMSATLDCGPVSELLGQAPVIACEGRMFPVETRYLEQPLSGHLDVAVVQSIKRSLAQDQGSLLVFLPGMAEIRRVERKLLDLNLAPNIMIAPLHGDLPQEAQDRAITPTQPSMRKIVLATSIAETSLTIDGVRVVIDAGLLRVPRFDPRSGLTRLDTIRVTQDSAEQRRGRAGRLEPGVCARLWTAGEHQSLAPRRPPEMLDADLAPLLLELALWGTPNPAELSWLTPPPPGAVAQARELLTSLGALNGEGQITAHGKQMAELPLHPRLAHMLLKSVPLQLGYLACELAALLSERDILRGPSGWRNADLRLRLDVLHGQHDHAAGATVDRGACQRVARTADLWQRQLPRAARSNRQDSLDEVGLLLALAYPDRIAQRQQGNNSRYLMANGRGALFQNPDPLGSEDYLVIADLDGGQQWARIDLAAPVSLHDLETLYADQIRVVDEVSWDETAQVVRATRQRRLGSLVLSEQGLSKPDPSMISAALLQGIRRAGLDRLAWTSELRQWRARVAFLRKIEGQESRWPDLSDEALAQTVDDWLGPYLSGLTTLDRVTRLDLTQPLHAFLSWEQARQLDQWAPTHLIVPSGSNVRVEYETLDLPILAVRLQEMFGCKETPRLVDGKIPVMLHLLSPARRPVQITKDLSSFWKSAYVEVKKELRGRYPKHSWPDDPLTAPPTAKAKRRVR; from the coding sequence ATGTCCAGACTCCCAATAGAAGATGTGTTGCCGGACCTTCGTCTTGCACTGACGAATGGGCGCAATGCCCTTTTGACTGCGGCGCCTGGTGCGGGCAAAACGACAAGGGTTCCGTTGGCCTTGCTCGATGCCCCCTGGCTCGACGGGAAAAAACTCCTCATGCTGGAACCGCGGCGGCTTGCCGCCCGTGCAGCAGCCCATCGCATGGCCACCACCCTGGGGGAGCCGGTCGGCGGGACGGTCGGTTATCGCATGCGACTCGATACGAAAGTGGGACCTACGACGAAGATCGAAGTCGTCACGGAAGGGATCCTCGCTCGGCTGCTGCAAGACGATCCTGCCCTCAGCTCCTATGCCATCGTCCTGTTCGATGAGTTCCATGAACGGAGCCTGCAAGCCGATACCGGCCTGGCCCTCTGTCTTGAATCGCAACGGCTCTTCCGCCCGGATCTCCGTCTGCTCGTCATGTCAGCCACCTTGGACTGTGGTCCGGTCTCGGAGCTCTTGGGGCAGGCGCCAGTCATTGCCTGTGAAGGCCGAATGTTTCCGGTCGAGACCCGCTATCTCGAACAGCCGCTCTCGGGCCATCTGGACGTGGCCGTCGTCCAATCCATCAAGCGTTCACTGGCGCAGGATCAAGGCAGTCTCTTGGTCTTTCTGCCTGGTATGGCGGAAATCCGCCGCGTCGAACGAAAACTGCTCGATCTGAACTTGGCGCCGAACATCATGATCGCCCCGCTCCATGGAGACCTGCCGCAAGAGGCGCAGGACCGAGCCATCACACCTACGCAACCGAGCATGAGAAAGATCGTGCTGGCCACCTCGATTGCCGAAACCAGTCTCACGATCGACGGGGTCCGGGTCGTGATCGATGCGGGACTGTTGCGCGTGCCTCGCTTCGATCCGCGATCGGGACTCACGAGGCTGGACACGATTCGCGTCACCCAGGACTCTGCCGAGCAACGGCGTGGCAGAGCCGGCCGTCTCGAACCAGGCGTCTGTGCTCGCCTCTGGACCGCTGGGGAGCATCAATCGTTGGCCCCTCGCCGCCCGCCGGAAATGCTCGATGCCGACTTGGCGCCGCTCCTCCTCGAATTGGCCCTCTGGGGCACTCCAAATCCAGCCGAGTTGTCCTGGCTCACTCCCCCACCACCCGGTGCCGTCGCCCAGGCGAGAGAGTTGCTCACAAGCCTTGGCGCACTCAATGGAGAGGGGCAGATCACGGCCCATGGCAAACAAATGGCTGAGTTGCCGCTCCATCCACGCCTCGCCCATATGCTACTCAAGTCTGTGCCCCTGCAGCTCGGCTATCTGGCCTGTGAACTGGCCGCCCTGCTCAGCGAACGCGATATTCTGCGGGGCCCCTCCGGCTGGCGCAACGCAGATCTGCGGCTCCGGCTGGATGTCTTGCATGGACAGCACGATCATGCGGCCGGTGCGACCGTCGACCGCGGGGCCTGTCAGCGAGTGGCCCGTACGGCCGACCTCTGGCAACGCCAACTTCCGCGAGCGGCTCGTTCAAATCGGCAGGACAGCCTCGATGAAGTCGGCCTCTTGCTCGCACTGGCCTATCCCGATCGCATCGCCCAACGTCAACAAGGAAACAACTCCCGCTATCTCATGGCCAATGGCCGTGGCGCCCTCTTCCAAAACCCCGACCCGCTCGGCTCAGAAGATTATCTCGTCATTGCCGACCTGGACGGCGGCCAGCAATGGGCCAGGATCGATCTGGCCGCACCGGTCAGCCTTCACGATCTTGAAACCCTCTATGCAGACCAGATTCGAGTGGTGGATGAAGTCTCGTGGGATGAGACAGCACAGGTGGTTCGTGCAACAAGACAGCGCCGATTGGGTTCACTCGTTCTGTCTGAGCAGGGGCTCTCGAAGCCGGATCCTTCGATGATATCGGCGGCATTGCTGCAGGGCATTCGTCGGGCGGGACTCGACCGGCTGGCCTGGACTTCAGAGCTTCGTCAGTGGCGGGCGCGAGTGGCATTTCTCCGCAAAATCGAGGGACAAGAATCACGATGGCCGGACCTGTCGGACGAGGCCTTAGCACAGACTGTCGACGACTGGCTCGGTCCCTACCTATCAGGGCTCACGACCCTCGACCGCGTCACGCGGCTCGATCTTACCCAACCATTGCATGCCTTCCTCTCCTGGGAACAGGCACGCCAACTCGACCAATGGGCTCCCACCCATCTGATAGTCCCCAGCGGATCGAACGTGCGAGTGGAATATGAGACGCTTGATCTGCCAATCCTGGCTGTGCGGTTACAAGAAATGTTCGGCTGCAAAGAGACACCGCGCCTCGTCGATGGAAAGATTCCGGTCATGCTGCACCTCCTCTCACCGGCCCGCAGACCCGTCCAAATCACGAAGGACCTCTCCAGCTTCTGGAAGTCTGCCTACGTCGAAGTCAAAAAAGAACTCCGTGGCCGATACCCCAAACATTCTTGGCCAGACGATCCACTTACAGCTCCGCCGACTGCTAAGGCTAAACGCCGCGTGCGGTGA
- a CDS encoding DEAD/DEAH box helicase, producing MKHDSTNPPAETPAKGFSPGFAALGLEAALLTTLDTLGYEEPTPIQREAIPPFLAGRDLLGQAATGTGKTAAFTLPMLQRIAHSARRCPSALILVPTRELAMQVGEAVTRYGKELKITVLPVYGGQAIGPQLHALKRGVDVIVATPGRALDHIRRKTLQLKTIQMVVLDEADEMLDMGFADDLDAILEQVPKERQTALFSATMPPRIASIAKRHLKEPVEIKIAKEPLKAGAAPRVHQTAYIVTRPHKVAALARILDMEAPKSALVFCRTRIEVDELTAMLTSRGHKAEAIHGGMNQPQRDRVMASFRSGQTELLVATDVAARGLDIPSVSHVVNYDLPMSSEVYVHRIGRTGRAGREGSAITVLDPREQRLLWNIEQLTKAKIVVTQVPTIADLRTKRLARTKAALEEVLAAGELDLFRAVVASMAEQGDPAEVAAAALKLVFRLQGGERKEYDIPAVSNRPPERPSMGRRPMEDSRADPRGRAGAMMPREGQGRPFNPPGRGGRTPGMAKVYIGAGREAGIRAGDLVGAIANEAGLNSSSIGAVEIMDRFSLVEVPEVMAREIIETLSRTRIKGQKVGVRLFLEQPRGGRA from the coding sequence ATGAAACACGATAGCACCAACCCACCGGCGGAAACGCCGGCGAAAGGGTTTTCTCCTGGTTTCGCCGCGTTGGGCCTGGAAGCCGCGCTGCTCACCACACTCGATACGCTGGGCTATGAAGAGCCCACGCCGATCCAGAGGGAAGCGATTCCTCCGTTTTTGGCAGGCCGCGATCTCTTGGGCCAAGCAGCGACCGGAACCGGTAAGACGGCGGCCTTCACGTTGCCGATGCTCCAGCGCATCGCCCATTCAGCCAGGCGCTGTCCCTCCGCGCTCATCCTGGTCCCAACGAGAGAGTTGGCGATGCAGGTCGGCGAAGCCGTCACACGCTATGGCAAAGAACTGAAGATCACCGTGCTCCCGGTCTACGGAGGACAGGCGATCGGTCCCCAGCTCCATGCACTCAAGCGCGGTGTCGATGTCATCGTGGCGACGCCTGGGCGTGCGCTGGACCATATTCGCCGGAAAACGCTGCAGCTCAAAACGATTCAGATGGTCGTGTTGGACGAAGCCGATGAAATGCTGGACATGGGCTTTGCCGACGACCTGGACGCCATTCTGGAACAGGTGCCGAAAGAGCGGCAGACGGCTCTGTTCTCCGCGACTATGCCGCCCAGGATTGCCTCCATTGCCAAGCGCCATCTCAAGGAACCGGTCGAGATCAAGATTGCCAAAGAACCGCTGAAGGCTGGCGCAGCTCCACGCGTGCATCAAACGGCCTATATCGTCACCAGACCGCACAAGGTGGCGGCTTTGGCGCGCATCTTGGATATGGAAGCACCGAAATCTGCCCTCGTGTTCTGCCGCACACGTATCGAAGTCGATGAACTCACCGCGATGTTGACCAGCCGCGGACACAAGGCCGAAGCGATCCATGGCGGGATGAATCAGCCCCAGCGCGATCGTGTGATGGCGTCGTTCCGATCCGGTCAAACCGAACTCCTCGTGGCGACCGATGTGGCAGCCCGAGGATTGGACATTCCATCTGTGTCGCATGTGGTGAACTACGATCTGCCTATGTCTTCTGAGGTCTACGTCCATCGGATTGGACGGACGGGACGGGCTGGGCGTGAAGGGTCGGCGATTACTGTTCTCGACCCGCGTGAGCAGCGATTGCTGTGGAACATTGAGCAGCTCACGAAGGCCAAGATTGTCGTGACACAAGTGCCGACCATTGCCGACCTGCGCACGAAACGGCTTGCACGAACCAAGGCAGCACTTGAAGAAGTACTGGCGGCTGGTGAGTTGGATTTGTTTCGGGCCGTGGTGGCCTCGATGGCTGAACAGGGAGACCCAGCGGAAGTGGCGGCGGCCGCCCTCAAGCTCGTATTCCGTCTGCAGGGTGGGGAGCGGAAGGAATACGATATTCCGGCCGTGTCGAACAGACCACCGGAGCGTCCTTCGATGGGGCGGCGCCCCATGGAAGATTCTCGAGCGGATCCTCGCGGGCGGGCCGGTGCCATGATGCCGAGAGAGGGACAGGGCAGACCATTCAACCCTCCAGGCCGTGGCGGACGAACGCCTGGCATGGCGAAGGTCTATATCGGTGCAGGCCGGGAGGCAGGTATCCGGGCGGGAGATCTCGTCGGAGCGATTGCCAACGAGGCCGGACTCAATTCGAGTTCGATCGGCGCCGTCGAAATTATGGATCGATTCTCGCTGGTGGAAGTGCCGGAAGTGATGGCTCGCGAGATCATCGAGACCCTTAGCCGCACCAGGATTAAGGGACAGAAGGTCGGCGTGCGACTGTTTCTGGAGCAGCCAAGGGGTGGAAGGGCATAG